One Synergistota bacterium genomic window, CATAAATTATCGGTTCGTCCGAGAGATTTCCACTCGTCATTATAAGAGCCTCGAATTTTTCGGTTAAGAGATAATGAAGTGGGGTATAGGGGAGCATAAAGCCCAAATATTTATTATTTGGGGCTATAACCTCTGGTAGGATAGATGTTTTCTTTTTCCTAAGTATAAGAATAGGCTTTATGGGGCTTGAGATATCTTCTTTTTCCCTTTCTGATAGGAAGGCAAATTTTGATATTCTCTCTAAATTAAACGCCATAAGGGCAAATGGTTTGTGAGGTCTTCTTTTTCTTCTCCTCAATTCCTCTATTGCCTTAGCATTTAAGGCATCAACTGCTAAGTGAAAACCACCCAAACCTTTCACTGCTAAGATTTTTCCCTCTTTAAGAATCTTAATGGCGTTTTCAAGGGCGTCTCCGGGAATGACCCTGCCGTATCTATCAAGAAGTTTTAATCGTGGTCCGCATACCGGACACGCATTGGGCTGGGCGTGGAATCTTCTATCATCCGGGTTATCATACTCGCTTTGACACTTTTCGCACATTTTAAAAGCTTTCATCGTGGTTTTTTCTCTATCGTAAGGTAGCGATATTATTATGGTAAATCGTGGACCACAGTTTGTGCAGTTTATAAATGGATATCTATATCTTCTATCCTTAGGATCGAAAAGCTCCCTTAAGCAGTCATCGCATGTTCCAACATCTGGCGGAATCCAGAGATCCTCCTTTCGGCTTGATATCTTTCTCTCACTCTTTAATATTCTGAAATCAATTATTTCCTTAGCGTACTCTTCGTCGCTTGTAATCTCTATGTTGACTATTCTGGCTAAGGGAGGATGAGATGTTCTAAGCTTCTTTATGAATTCTCGTATCCTGCTTTCTTCCCCTAAGAGCTCTATCTCCACGCACTCGCTCGTGTTTTTAACCCAGCCCCCCAGGCACAAAGAGCGGGCGAGCTTCAGGACAAAGGGCCTGAAGCCCACCCCTTGAACCACACCATATACCTTTATTCTTGTCCTCTTCATCCTCTTTCCAGAGCTAAAAGTGGAGACCCCGGTACTTCCTTTCTTACCAGTGGGAAATCAAGTGGTATTATAAACAGCTCAAGCGTGTTTGCTACTTTCGCTCTGACGAGGTGCCCTCCTTTTACCGTGTGATCTGGAAAGGCGAGCGCACAGTGAATATGGTAAAAAGGTTTTCCATCTTTCAAGCTTAGGTTTCCCTGAAGTGATACTACTTCGAGAGCCTCTTTGTGCGTAGAGCTGATATATTCCTTACCCGTGAAGTAAGCTATCTCAACCTCCTTTAACATTCCTGTGGCTGAGACTAAAACTGCTCCCCTTAGGTTTTCCTTTTCGGCTATCTCGTTTAAACCCTCTATTAAGTTTTCTCCATCGTTGAATCTTATAAGCCAGGCTCTTTCTCCCTTAACCATTAACACCTTCTATCCCTCCCTTTATTTCCACTGCTATCTTAGCTCCTAGAACCGCATTTGAGAGAAGCAAGCTAATGTTAGCTTCAACGCTCTTGCCCCTACTCAGTTGAGCCAGCTTTCCCAGAAGATATGGTGTTAAATTCTTCCCTTTTATATTGAGCTTTTTTGCCTCTTCAAGAGCTTCCTCAAGAAGAGGTTCAAATTCTTCTCTATCCCAAAGCTCCTTAGACGGTGGGTTAACAACGAGAATGCTCTTATTTATTCCCAATTCCTTGAAATACTCGTATATTTGGGCTATCTCTCCTGGAGAAACTGCTGAGATATCGAGCCTTATGCCGCTTCTCCTGAAGTAAAAAGCGGGAAGCTCATCCGTTCTATATCCGATAACGGGAACGCCCAAAGTTTCTAAGAGCTCTAAGGTTGCTTCAAGATCCAGTATAGCTTTAGGTCCCGAGCAAACTACGACTCCGCTTCCTTCTGATAGGATTATAAGGTCATTTGATATGTCAAAGCTCTGCTTAAAATCTCTGTGAACTCCACCAATTCCTCCGGTTGCGAGAACTTCTATTCCTATCTTGCGGGCACACCATAAACTGCCTCCGCTTGTTAAAGCTCCACTTTCCCTTCTTGCAAGAGCTATAGCTATATCTCGAACTCCTATTTTCAGTATTCCGCTTTTCCTCCCCTCGGCAAGAAGGGAGATCTCTTCTTCTCCTAACCCAACTTTAATCTTTCCGTTTACTATAGCTACAGTGGCTGGAATTGCTCCATGCTCTCTTATGACCTTCTCTGCCAGGGTGGCAGCCTCGATATTTTTGGGATACGGAAGGCCGTGAGCTATCAGGTTCGATTCAAGTGCGACTACCGGTTTCCCTTCAGATAGAGCCTCTTTCACCTCTTCTTTTATTTCCCAGATGACTTCCACCCCCTTTAACACTCCTTGCTTTTATTCTACAATGAGTAGTATAATGTAGCAAGCTATGGTCGTTCTATTTTTTCTCGTATTTACCGCTATTTTGGGGATAGGAATAGTCGTTCCAGTTTTACCTATATATGCTAAAGAGCTTGGGGCTACGGGCACGCAAGTAGGGCTTGTGTTTTCTGCCTTTTCTCTTTTAAGGCTCTTGGGAATGCCATTTGTTGGAGCTCTTGCGGAGAGGTTTGGGAAAAAGATCTTTATAATGGTAGGGCTTGCTGTGTACTTCATAGCCTCCCTGCTTTATATCTGTGTAGACAGTCTGGGTGGATTGATATGTGTAAGGGCTTTACATGGCGTTGGGTCTTCCATGGTTATACCGTTGTCCATGGCATATGTTGGAGATTTGTCTCCCGTCGGGAAGGAAGGAAGGTACATGGGAATAATCACGACTTCTTTCTTTCTTGGCATGGGGGGAGGGCCCCTGATAAGCGGTTTTCTCGTTCAAAGGTGGGGAGTTAACGCTGCCTTTATCGGTATGGCGATGCTAACGCTTGTGGCGCTATTTATAGCTCTTCTATTTTTACCTCGGGCAGAGCCAACTTCTAAGAGAAAAGGGAAAGGCTTTTTAAGGACACTGAAGGCCATGTTTCTCGATCCAGTTTCGCAAGGGATTTACGCTATAAGATTCACCATGGCTCTTTCAAGAGGGGCAGTCATGACTTTTCTTCCCTTGTTGGCTTTTTCCAAGGGCATAAAATATGCAGATATAGGTAGCATGGTGGGAGCTTATATTCTCATAACAGCTTTCGTTCAATGGCCCTTTGGAAAGCTGGCGGATAAATTCTCTCGCTGGAAAATGGTAATTATCGGGAGCTCTATTTATGCAACATTGCTTTTGGGGATTCCCTTTGTAAACGATTACTGGCTCACGTTTGCCCTTGTGATCTGCATAGGAGTAGCAGCTGGATCGGTTTTCCCACCTCTCACTGCTATAATGACAGAAGTCGGTAGAGAAAGAGGTATGGCTATCAGCATGACGGTTCTTCAAACGGCAAACAGCTTGGGCATGGTTCTCGGTCCCGTCATTTCCGGAGGGCTCATGGATGCTTTTGGCATTTTCGCTCCCTTTGTAGCGGGAGCGATCTTCGTTTACACTGGAGCGACCTTTATGGGGAGCAGATTTAAACTGGGATGGAGGAGGGGTAAAGGAGGATGAGCCTTCCACAAATAGCTTCAATAGTTATATTCATTGGCAGCGTGGC contains:
- a CDS encoding carbamoyltransferase HypF; translated protein: MKRTRIKVYGVVQGVGFRPFVLKLARSLCLGGWVKNTSECVEIELLGEESRIREFIKKLRTSHPPLARIVNIEITSDEEYAKEIIDFRILKSERKISSRKEDLWIPPDVGTCDDCLRELFDPKDRRYRYPFINCTNCGPRFTIIISLPYDREKTTMKAFKMCEKCQSEYDNPDDRRFHAQPNACPVCGPRLKLLDRYGRVIPGDALENAIKILKEGKILAVKGLGGFHLAVDALNAKAIEELRRRKRRPHKPFALMAFNLERISKFAFLSEREKEDISSPIKPILILRKKKTSILPEVIAPNNKYLGFMLPYTPLHYLLTEKFEALIMTSGNLSDEPIIY
- a CDS encoding DUF296 domain-containing protein — its product is MLMVKGERAWLIRFNDGENLIEGLNEIAEKENLRGAVLVSATGMLKEVEIAYFTGKEYISSTHKEALEVVSLQGNLSLKDGKPFYHIHCALAFPDHTVKGGHLVRAKVANTLELFIIPLDFPLVRKEVPGSPLLALERG
- a CDS encoding pseudouridine-5'-phosphate glycosidase, which encodes MEVIWEIKEEVKEALSEGKPVVALESNLIAHGLPYPKNIEAATLAEKVIREHGAIPATVAIVNGKIKVGLGEEEISLLAEGRKSGILKIGVRDIAIALARRESGALTSGGSLWCARKIGIEVLATGGIGGVHRDFKQSFDISNDLIILSEGSGVVVCSGPKAILDLEATLELLETLGVPVIGYRTDELPAFYFRRSGIRLDISAVSPGEIAQIYEYFKELGINKSILVVNPPSKELWDREEFEPLLEEALEEAKKLNIKGKNLTPYLLGKLAQLSRGKSVEANISLLLSNAVLGAKIAVEIKGGIEGVNG
- a CDS encoding MFS transporter, giving the protein MVVLFFLVFTAILGIGIVVPVLPIYAKELGATGTQVGLVFSAFSLLRLLGMPFVGALAERFGKKIFIMVGLAVYFIASLLYICVDSLGGLICVRALHGVGSSMVIPLSMAYVGDLSPVGKEGRYMGIITTSFFLGMGGGPLISGFLVQRWGVNAAFIGMAMLTLVALFIALLFLPRAEPTSKRKGKGFLRTLKAMFLDPVSQGIYAIRFTMALSRGAVMTFLPLLAFSKGIKYADIGSMVGAYILITAFVQWPFGKLADKFSRWKMVIIGSSIYATLLLGIPFVNDYWLTFALVICIGVAAGSVFPPLTAIMTEVGRERGMAISMTVLQTANSLGMVLGPVISGGLMDAFGIFAPFVAGAIFVYTGATFMGSRFKLGWRRGKGG